A section of the Chloroflexaceae bacterium genome encodes:
- a CDS encoding WD40 repeat domain-containing protein — MMTRQRLIGILTTLTLAALTSACGGLLPGSRPSGAAPTAPVYRPLARLGEGTIKTLAVSPDGALVAFATSLGIVLYDLSSWQPVRVLGPAEGVERVAFSPDGQLVVAGVFVGRATGREERGGVQMETSRVRIAIRLWRVADGAEISAFDAHNSSIYGLAFSPDGQLLASGGHDDSVKLWRVSDGALLFSFTHPRVFDVAFSPDGQLLAAAGNEPFIPLWRVSDGTLAGRLAGGQRGFMGLGFAPDGQSLAAGSFDQSVYLWRLSDGARLRTLTGHTAYLTAVAFAPDGQTLASSSFDHTIRLWRPDDGALLHTLSGHSHSVTAVAFAPDGATLLSASLDQTARRWRAGDGRLLDTLGVFSDSVLDVTFSPDGALAAAATQGGQIKLWRVGDLTPIRTLEGHTGYVTSIAFSPDGQLLASGASDRTARLWRARDGLPLQTLDGHIWEVNDVAFAPDGRILATAANDGAVRLWRVSDGALLRVLGTPGPKLNAISAVAFAPDGATLASAAQGGRVQLWRAEDGAPLRTLPAPAAGNMPIVTSLAFAPDGRRVAASYDFAAPNASGRSEARVWETSSGRVLHTLAGHTLPVTGVAFAPDGHMLATSSRDRTVRLWRTDNGALAGILEGHSDAIWCVSFAPDGALLASGDRSGATLLWSLPAP; from the coding sequence ATGATGACCCGTCAACGTCTCATCGGCATTCTGACCACCCTGACGCTGGCGGCGTTGACCTCGGCCTGCGGCGGGCTGCTGCCCGGCAGCCGGCCGTCGGGCGCCGCGCCCACAGCGCCGGTGTACAGACCCCTTGCGCGCCTGGGTGAGGGTACGATCAAAACGCTGGCCGTCTCACCCGATGGCGCGCTCGTCGCCTTTGCCACCAGTCTGGGGATTGTTCTCTATGATCTGAGCTCATGGCAGCCGGTGCGGGTGCTGGGGCCCGCCGAGGGGGTTGAGCGGGTGGCCTTCTCGCCTGACGGGCAACTCGTTGTCGCGGGGGTGTTCGTCGGGCGCGCCACAGGTCGCGAGGAGCGCGGCGGCGTGCAGATGGAGACATCGCGGGTCAGGATTGCGATCCGCCTCTGGCGCGTCGCCGATGGCGCGGAGATCAGCGCGTTCGATGCGCACAACTCGTCCATCTACGGGCTGGCATTTTCCCCCGATGGCCAACTGCTCGCCTCGGGCGGGCACGACGACAGTGTTAAGCTGTGGCGCGTAAGCGACGGCGCCTTGCTCTTCTCCTTCACCCATCCACGGGTCTTTGATGTTGCCTTCTCACCTGACGGCCAGTTGCTGGCAGCCGCAGGGAACGAGCCGTTTATTCCCCTCTGGCGGGTAAGCGATGGCACGCTGGCCGGCAGGCTGGCCGGCGGTCAGCGCGGCTTCATGGGCCTCGGCTTTGCCCCCGATGGGCAAAGCCTCGCGGCCGGCTCCTTCGACCAGAGCGTCTATCTCTGGCGGCTGAGCGATGGCGCCCGGCTGCGGACCCTGACGGGCCACACCGCCTATCTCACTGCCGTCGCCTTCGCCCCCGACGGCCAGACCCTGGCCAGCAGCTCCTTCGACCATACCATCCGCCTCTGGCGCCCGGACGACGGCGCACTGCTGCATACCCTGAGCGGCCATAGCCACTCGGTGACTGCGGTAGCCTTTGCTCCAGACGGCGCCACGCTGCTCTCGGCCTCGCTGGACCAGACCGCGCGCCGCTGGCGGGCCGGCGACGGGCGCCTGCTGGACACTCTTGGCGTCTTCTCGGACAGCGTACTCGATGTCACTTTCTCCCCCGATGGGGCGCTGGCGGCCGCCGCCACGCAGGGGGGGCAGATCAAGCTATGGCGCGTCGGGGATCTCACCCCGATACGTACCCTGGAGGGACATACAGGGTACGTAACAAGCATTGCCTTCTCACCCGACGGGCAACTGCTGGCCTCGGGCGCCTCCGACCGCACCGCGCGGCTCTGGCGCGCGCGTGATGGACTGCCCCTCCAGACCCTGGACGGGCACATCTGGGAGGTCAACGACGTTGCATTCGCGCCCGACGGGCGGATCCTGGCCACTGCGGCCAATGACGGCGCCGTTCGGCTCTGGCGCGTTAGTGATGGCGCCCTGCTGCGCGTCCTGGGCACGCCGGGGCCGAAGTTGAACGCCATCAGCGCCGTCGCCTTCGCTCCCGACGGCGCAACCCTGGCCAGCGCCGCTCAGGGCGGGCGCGTGCAACTGTGGCGGGCGGAGGACGGCGCGCCATTGCGCACTCTGCCTGCACCCGCGGCGGGGAACATGCCCATCGTAACCAGCCTGGCCTTCGCGCCGGACGGCCGGCGCGTCGCCGCCAGTTACGACTTCGCGGCCCCGAACGCCAGCGGCAGAAGTGAAGCGCGGGTGTGGGAAACATCGAGCGGGCGCGTGCTGCACACCCTTGCCGGGCACACCCTGCCCGTCACCGGGGTGGCCTTCGCCCCTGACGGGCACATGCTGGCGACGTCCTCCCGCGACCGGACCGTCAGGTTATGGCGCACGGACAACGGCGCGCTGGCGGGTATTCTGGAAGGTCACAGCGATGCGATCTGGTGCGTGAGCTTCGCCCCCGACGGCGCCCTGCTCGCCTCCGGCGACCGGAGCGGGGCGACGTTGCTCTGGTCGCTGCCGGCGCCATGA
- a CDS encoding LLM class F420-dependent oxidoreductase, with translation MSVQFGAFVPQGWRLDLVEIADPVEKYEAMTRVARTVDAIPAYDSIWVYDHFHTVPRIEQEAVFEAWTITAALARDTQRVKVGQMCTCIGYRNPALAAKIASTVDVLSHGRLYCGIGAGWYEHEWRAYGYGFPERRDRMRAFREATRIMVKMWTEETPTFEGEYFHILGAINQPKGVRKPHPSLWIAGGGEQVTLKLVAQYGNAANFMGSPEEFRRKCDVLRAHCEAVGRDYEAIIKSTNVNIIFVGPGQNEEQATAPVRALYNWNLEQTRRNFIVGTPQQVAEQLNALKEAGATYFITYFPRVAYDHTPLHIFAEEVVPLI, from the coding sequence ATGAGCGTTCAATTCGGCGCCTTCGTGCCCCAGGGTTGGCGGCTGGACCTGGTGGAAATTGCCGATCCGGTCGAAAAATACGAAGCCATGACCCGCGTGGCGCGGACTGTGGACGCCATTCCGGCCTACGACTCGATCTGGGTCTACGACCACTTCCACACTGTACCGCGTATCGAGCAGGAAGCTGTGTTTGAAGCATGGACGATCACCGCTGCGCTGGCCCGCGACACGCAGCGGGTCAAGGTCGGGCAGATGTGCACCTGCATTGGCTATCGCAACCCCGCTCTGGCCGCCAAGATCGCCTCCACGGTGGACGTGCTGAGCCACGGGCGGTTGTACTGCGGCATCGGCGCCGGCTGGTACGAGCACGAGTGGCGCGCCTACGGCTACGGCTTCCCTGAGCGGCGGGATCGTATGCGCGCCTTCCGCGAGGCGACCCGGATTATGGTCAAAATGTGGACTGAGGAGACGCCGACCTTCGAGGGCGAGTACTTCCATATTCTCGGCGCGATCAACCAGCCCAAAGGGGTGCGCAAGCCGCATCCTTCGCTGTGGATCGCTGGCGGGGGCGAGCAGGTCACCCTGAAGCTGGTAGCGCAGTACGGCAACGCCGCGAACTTCATGGGCAGCCCTGAGGAGTTTCGGCGCAAGTGCGACGTGCTGCGGGCCCACTGCGAGGCTGTGGGTCGCGACTACGAGGCGATCATCAAGTCAACCAACGTCAACATTATCTTTGTTGGCCCCGGCCAGAACGAAGAGCAGGCCACCGCGCCGGTGCGCGCCCTTTACAACTGGAACCTGGAGCAAACCCGGCGCAACTTCATCGTCGGCACGCCGCAGCAGGTTGCCGAGCAACTGAACGCGCTGAAGGAGGCCGGAGCGACCTATTTTATCACCTACTTCCCTCGCGTGGCCTATGATCACACCCCGCTGCACATCTTCGCTGAAGAGGTGGTTCCGTTGATATGA
- the pgi gene encoding glucose-6-phosphate isomerase, whose translation MTESMPLLTTRPEWQALQAHFAALRPLHLRELFAQDPERGTRLAAEAAGLYFDYSKHRITDETLALLIALARACDLEGRIEAMFSGQKINTTEERAALHVALRAPRDATIVVDGANVVPEVHAVLDRMAVFADQVRAGAWKGHTGRPIRAVVNIGIGGSDLGPVMAYEALRHYSDRALTLRFVSNVDATDFAEATRDLDPETTLFIVASKTFTTLETMTNARTARQWLLGALGDEAAVARHFVAVSTNAAEVQKFGIDTTNMFGFWDWVGGRYSMTSAIGLSTMIALGPQGFRALLDGFHAMDRHFRTAPLERNLPVIHGLLDVWYANFFGAETHAVLPYDQYLKRLPAYLQQLTMESNGKSVRLDGLTVDYQTGAIYWGEPGTNGQHSFYQLLHQGTKLVPVDFIGFCHSLNPIGNHHDQLMANMFAQGEALAFGKSAEQVAAEGVSPELVPHRTFAGNRPSSTILAERLTPAVLGALVALYEHSVYVQGVIWGINPFDQWGVELGKVLAGRIIPELAGADAPALAHDSSTNALIRRYRAARGLG comes from the coding sequence ATGACCGAGTCGATGCCCTTGCTCACCACTCGCCCGGAATGGCAGGCGCTCCAGGCCCATTTCGCAGCCCTGCGCCCGCTGCACCTCCGGGAGCTCTTCGCGCAGGACCCGGAGCGTGGCACGCGCCTGGCTGCCGAAGCTGCCGGGCTGTACTTCGACTACAGTAAGCACCGCATAACCGATGAGACCCTGGCCCTGTTGATCGCCCTGGCGCGGGCCTGCGACCTCGAAGGGCGGATCGAGGCCATGTTCAGCGGCCAGAAGATCAACACCACCGAGGAGCGCGCTGCGCTACATGTGGCCCTGCGCGCCCCCCGCGACGCGACCATCGTGGTGGACGGCGCGAACGTGGTGCCAGAAGTCCACGCCGTGCTCGACCGCATGGCCGTCTTTGCCGATCAGGTGCGCGCAGGGGCCTGGAAGGGCCATACCGGCCGGCCCATCCGCGCAGTGGTCAACATCGGCATCGGCGGCTCTGACCTCGGCCCGGTGATGGCTTACGAGGCCCTGCGTCACTACAGCGATCGCGCGCTGACGCTGCGCTTCGTCTCGAATGTAGACGCTACTGATTTCGCCGAGGCGACGCGCGACCTCGATCCCGAAACCACTCTGTTTATTGTCGCCTCGAAGACCTTCACCACCCTTGAGACGATGACCAACGCCCGCACTGCGCGCCAGTGGCTGCTTGGCGCGCTGGGTGACGAGGCCGCGGTGGCGCGCCACTTCGTGGCCGTCTCCACTAATGCCGCCGAGGTGCAGAAGTTCGGCATTGACACGACCAACATGTTTGGCTTCTGGGACTGGGTCGGCGGGCGCTACTCGATGACCTCGGCGATCGGCCTTTCGACGATGATCGCCCTTGGGCCGCAGGGCTTTCGCGCCTTGCTCGACGGCTTCCACGCGATGGACCGGCACTTCCGCACCGCGCCGCTGGAGCGCAACCTGCCGGTCATCCACGGGCTGCTCGATGTGTGGTACGCCAACTTCTTCGGCGCCGAGACCCACGCGGTGCTGCCGTATGATCAGTACCTCAAGCGGCTGCCGGCCTACTTGCAGCAACTGACTATGGAGAGCAACGGCAAGTCGGTGCGCCTCGACGGCCTGACGGTAGATTACCAGACCGGAGCGATCTACTGGGGCGAGCCGGGCACGAATGGCCAGCATTCCTTCTACCAGTTGCTGCATCAGGGCACAAAGCTCGTCCCCGTTGACTTTATCGGATTCTGCCACAGCCTGAATCCGATCGGCAACCACCACGATCAGTTGATGGCCAACATGTTTGCCCAGGGCGAGGCCCTGGCTTTTGGCAAGAGCGCCGAGCAGGTTGCCGCCGAGGGCGTATCCCCCGAACTGGTTCCCCACCGCACCTTCGCCGGCAACCGGCCCAGCAGCACCATCCTCGCCGAGCGCCTGACGCCGGCCGTGCTGGGGGCGCTGGTGGCGCTCTACGAGCATAGCGTCTACGTGCAGGGGGTCATCTGGGGCATCAATCCCTTCGACCAGTGGGGAGTGGAGCTGGGTAAGGTCCTCGCCGGGCGGATCATCCCCGAACTGGCCGGCGCTGATGCGCCGGCCCTGGCCCACGACAGTTCGACGAATGCCCTGATCCGGCGCTACCGCGCGGCCCGCGGCCTCGGGTGA
- a CDS encoding methyltransferase domain-containing protein gives MGRGRYPARLKVAPPPPELAARYLHDWPGRELYLHPECFPPLSSPGLFGNTRPLELDIGCATGDLVLALAAAHPEANYVGVDIVAKPLWRAVERAACAGLSNVRFIHADARLIYRIVPDGALRAAYVHFPAPLLRNRQRNQLLISAELLTQMERCLAPGGVLSVMTDHPEVYAELLRLLPLAPALHLVEPAAWSAALTELVKSHYHRRWEARGRQIWRAELVRRPNADNSPALNP, from the coding sequence ATGGGACGAGGACGCTATCCCGCCCGGCTGAAGGTCGCCCCGCCGCCGCCCGAACTCGCCGCGCGCTACCTGCACGACTGGCCGGGCCGTGAACTGTACCTGCATCCCGAATGCTTTCCGCCGCTCTCCTCACCCGGCCTGTTCGGCAACACTCGCCCGCTGGAACTGGACATCGGCTGCGCCACCGGCGACCTGGTGCTGGCTCTGGCCGCCGCTCACCCCGAGGCCAACTATGTTGGCGTGGACATCGTCGCCAAGCCCCTCTGGCGGGCCGTGGAGCGAGCGGCGTGCGCCGGCCTGTCGAATGTGCGCTTCATCCACGCCGACGCGCGCCTGATCTACCGCATTGTGCCCGACGGCGCCCTGCGGGCCGCCTATGTTCACTTCCCGGCGCCCCTGCTGCGCAATCGCCAGCGCAACCAGTTACTCATCTCCGCCGAGCTGCTCACGCAGATGGAGCGTTGCCTGGCGCCTGGCGGCGTGCTCAGCGTCATGACCGACCACCCCGAGGTCTATGCCGAGTTGCTCAGGCTGCTCCCCCTCGCCCCCGCGCTGCATCTGGTCGAACCCGCTGCCTGGTCGGCTGCGCTGACCGAGCTGGTCAAATCCCACTATCATCGTCGCTGGGAGGCCCGGGGCCGCCAGATCTGGCGGGCGGAGCTGGTGCGGCGCCCCAACGCCGACAACTCGCCTGCTCTCAATCCCTGA
- a CDS encoding cysteine hydrolase: MSRSINLSHAEPFLRYLEEWYAALPVVDLAAIVADRPERVAVFSIDMINGFCNEGPLAGPRVRALIQPVVDVFTRAYALGVRQFVLTQDTHDPDTPEFAAYPPHCIRGTAESQTVRELAELPFADTITVIEKNSLSSHLGTRLGDWLRERPELDTFIIVGDCTDLCVYSAAMHLRLEANALNMRRRVIVPASAVDTYDTPVSVARELGIMAHDGDLHHVLFLHHMAQNGIEVVGEVK, encoded by the coding sequence ATGAGCCGGAGCATCAACCTGAGCCACGCCGAGCCGTTTCTGCGCTACCTGGAGGAGTGGTACGCCGCGCTTCCGGTGGTGGATCTGGCCGCAATCGTCGCTGATCGCCCCGAGCGGGTTGCGGTCTTCTCCATCGACATGATCAACGGCTTCTGCAACGAAGGCCCCCTGGCCGGACCGCGGGTGCGGGCGCTTATTCAGCCGGTGGTGGATGTATTTACCCGCGCCTACGCCCTGGGAGTGCGGCAGTTTGTGCTGACCCAGGACACCCACGATCCTGATACGCCCGAGTTCGCCGCCTACCCGCCGCACTGCATCAGGGGCACCGCCGAAAGCCAGACCGTGCGCGAGCTGGCCGAACTGCCGTTCGCCGACACGATCACGGTCATTGAGAAGAACTCGCTCAGTTCGCACCTCGGCACGCGCCTGGGCGACTGGCTGCGCGAGCGGCCTGAACTGGACACCTTCATCATCGTCGGCGATTGCACCGACCTGTGCGTCTACAGCGCGGCGATGCACCTGCGCCTGGAAGCCAACGCCCTCAATATGCGGCGCCGGGTGATTGTGCCCGCGAGCGCAGTGGATACTTACGACACCCCCGTGTCGGTGGCCCGCGAGCTGGGGATCATGGCCCACGATGGCGATCTGCACCACGTGCTCTTCCTCCACCATATGGCCCAGAACGGCATCGAGGTGGTGGGAGAGGTGAAGTGA
- a CDS encoding YbaY family lipoprotein, translated as MDRHTRTGFFTLGLLIVTLVAGSLAAVPVQSQPNERCFSETGLCISGRIREYWERNGGLPVFGFPITPQREERIEGRPFQVQWFERNRLELHPENARPYDVLIGRIGADRLAQQGRDWFSFPKADPNNADAENCRFFRETGHQVCGEFLQAFRRSGLDLGQPGVTFEESLALFGLPLSEPMPEVLEGKEYQVQWFERARFELHPELRSANRILFGRLGAEFRGLEGNVGQETTAVRGTVTYRERIALPPQALIEVTLVDISRADAPATVIGRQQIVANGRQAPFPFTISYDPALINPAGRYAVRATITVDGVLRYTSTRIYPVITGNNPNVVEIVVEPVS; from the coding sequence ATGGACAGACACACCCGAACAGGTTTTTTCACCCTCGGCCTGCTCATCGTTACCCTCGTAGCAGGCTCACTGGCGGCCGTCCCGGTCCAGTCGCAGCCTAATGAGCGTTGTTTTTCCGAGACGGGCCTCTGTATCAGCGGGCGCATCCGCGAGTACTGGGAGCGGAACGGAGGCCTGCCGGTCTTTGGCTTCCCAATCACCCCGCAGCGCGAGGAGCGCATCGAGGGCCGGCCCTTTCAGGTCCAGTGGTTCGAGCGTAATCGCCTGGAGTTGCACCCCGAGAACGCCCGGCCCTACGATGTGCTGATTGGCCGCATTGGCGCCGATCGCCTCGCCCAGCAGGGGCGTGACTGGTTCAGCTTTCCCAAGGCTGATCCCAACAACGCCGATGCTGAGAACTGCCGATTCTTCCGTGAGACCGGCCATCAGGTCTGTGGCGAGTTCTTGCAGGCCTTCCGGCGAAGCGGGCTCGATCTCGGCCAGCCGGGTGTGACCTTCGAAGAAAGCCTGGCCCTGTTTGGTCTACCGCTCTCCGAGCCGATGCCCGAGGTGCTGGAGGGCAAGGAGTACCAGGTGCAGTGGTTCGAGCGCGCGCGCTTCGAGCTGCATCCCGAGTTGCGCTCGGCCAACCGTATCCTGTTCGGGCGGCTCGGCGCCGAGTTCCGCGGATTGGAGGGTAATGTGGGCCAGGAAACAACCGCCGTGCGCGGCACGGTCACCTACCGGGAACGGATCGCGCTGCCGCCGCAGGCGCTCATCGAGGTGACGCTGGTGGACATCTCGCGGGCCGACGCGCCGGCGACGGTCATCGGGCGGCAGCAGATTGTCGCCAACGGCCGGCAGGCGCCCTTCCCCTTCACTATCAGCTACGACCCGGCATTGATCAACCCGGCGGGGCGCTACGCCGTCCGCGCCACCATCACCGTGGACGGCGTACTGCGTTACACGTCCACCCGGATCTACCCCGTCATCACCGGCAACAACCCCAACGTTGTCGAGATCGTGGTCGAGCCGGTGAGTTGA
- the efp gene encoding elongation factor P encodes MAAGTTSDLRNGMVIRYNNELYQVVEFQHVAPGNWRAFVRVKLKNLANGKVIEDRLRAGADIDIVRIERRPMQYLYREGDDYVFMDNNTYDQIPVSSAMVGDAARFLKENETVDLVYDSEKETLLGVELPIFVILEVTETAVAVRGDTATNVTKPATLETGAVIQVPGFINEGDRLKIDTRTGEYIERV; translated from the coding sequence ATGGCAGCCGGCACAACATCAGATTTGCGCAACGGCATGGTGATTCGCTACAACAACGAGTTGTACCAGGTCGTTGAGTTCCAGCACGTGGCGCCAGGCAACTGGCGCGCCTTCGTGCGGGTAAAGCTGAAGAATCTTGCCAATGGCAAGGTAATCGAAGATCGTCTGCGCGCTGGCGCGGATATTGACATTGTGCGCATTGAGCGACGCCCAATGCAGTACCTCTACCGAGAGGGCGACGATTATGTGTTCATGGATAACAACACCTATGACCAGATTCCGGTCTCGTCGGCCATGGTCGGCGATGCGGCGCGCTTCCTGAAGGAGAATGAGACCGTTGACCTGGTCTATGACTCGGAAAAGGAAACCCTGCTCGGGGTCGAACTGCCGATCTTCGTGATCCTCGAAGTTACCGAGACGGCGGTTGCGGTGCGCGGCGATACGGCCACTAATGTCACCAAGCCTGCTACCCTGGAGACAGGCGCGGTCATTCAGGTGCCGGGGTTCATCAACGAGGGCGATCGGCTGAAAATTGACACCCGCACCGGCGAGTACATCGAGCGGGTGTAG
- a CDS encoding HAMP domain-containing histidine kinase produces MRLVRLPSPEDLARQVVPLVLLASGALTLGGFGILLLLPTPAMAGAYLLLGALLASITVAAVLYRRGRVAVSAILIAYIAAVFPLLSSLVLGFEHNPLIYLSALGVALAGLLAGPQPLRAVTRDSLALMLVLALAPLAIEVNGGNGSLGARVAAGLTLATLLLGVAVTSWTSIHQRRGLLAWKIRMTSRSRRRETALQRARADLESVLRERDRLHDRLYQQQLELEAARAAAEAAARAKASFIATMSHELRTPLNIIIGFSTAMIEHPEIYEAPGLPQPIVADLAEIRRNGQHLLRLINEVLDLAQVEAGRLELHLAPLPLVPVLDVMLQAARGLVQNRPIQLRREYSGALPLVMADEVRVRQVLLNLLSNACKFTYTGEVALGASANSVEVTVWVRDTGIGIAPADQQRIFNYFERVDCDDARLYTGTGLGLAIARWLVELHGGRIWLESELGKGSTFYFTLPRVPAPGVAFARLPAGAVQDTAS; encoded by the coding sequence ATGCGACTCGTCCGCTTGCCCTCGCCCGAGGATCTGGCACGCCAGGTGGTGCCGCTGGTACTGCTGGCGTCTGGCGCGCTGACGCTGGGAGGCTTCGGCATACTGCTGCTCCTGCCTACGCCCGCAATGGCAGGAGCGTACCTGCTGCTGGGCGCGCTTCTGGCAAGTATCACGGTTGCTGCAGTGTTGTACCGTCGCGGGCGCGTGGCTGTCTCGGCCATCCTGATCGCTTACATCGCCGCTGTCTTTCCATTGCTCAGCAGCCTGGTTCTGGGGTTTGAGCATAACCCGCTGATCTACCTTTCGGCTCTAGGAGTGGCTCTCGCCGGCTTGCTGGCCGGTCCTCAACCCTTGCGCGCGGTAACGCGCGACAGTCTGGCGCTGATGCTGGTGCTGGCGCTTGCTCCACTGGCCATAGAGGTAAACGGCGGGAACGGGTCGCTTGGAGCGCGCGTCGCCGCCGGGCTGACCCTGGCAACCCTGCTGCTGGGGGTCGCGGTGACGAGTTGGACGAGCATTCATCAACGGCGGGGCCTGCTGGCCTGGAAGATCAGAATGACCTCGCGCTCCAGGCGCCGCGAAACCGCTCTCCAGCGCGCCCGGGCCGATCTGGAGTCAGTGCTCCGTGAACGTGACCGTCTCCACGACCGGCTCTACCAGCAGCAGTTGGAACTGGAAGCCGCCCGTGCCGCCGCCGAAGCCGCTGCGCGCGCCAAGGCCAGCTTCATCGCCACCATGAGCCACGAGTTGCGGACTCCGCTCAACATTATCATCGGCTTCAGCACGGCGATGATCGAACATCCAGAGATCTATGAAGCGCCAGGGCTGCCGCAACCCATTGTCGCCGATTTGGCCGAAATCCGCCGCAACGGTCAGCATCTTTTGCGCTTGATTAATGAGGTGCTCGATCTGGCCCAGGTTGAGGCTGGGCGCCTGGAGTTGCACCTCGCGCCCCTTCCTCTGGTACCGGTGCTTGACGTGATGCTCCAGGCAGCTCGAGGGCTGGTGCAGAACCGCCCCATCCAACTGCGTCGCGAGTACAGCGGCGCCCTGCCCCTGGTGATGGCTGATGAAGTGCGGGTCCGCCAGGTGCTGCTCAACCTTCTTTCCAATGCCTGCAAGTTTACCTATACGGGTGAAGTGGCCCTCGGCGCCTCCGCCAATAGCGTCGAAGTAACGGTCTGGGTGCGTGATACGGGGATTGGCATCGCTCCGGCCGATCAGCAACGTATTTTCAACTACTTCGAACGGGTTGACTGCGACGATGCCCGGTTGTACACCGGCACGGGTCTGGGGCTGGCTATCGCGCGCTGGCTGGTTGAATTGCACGGCGGGCGGATCTGGCTGGAGAGCGAACTTGGCAAGGGTTCAACGTTCTATTTCACCCTGCCGCGCGTGCCGGCGCCCGGGGTTGCATTTGCCCGGCTACCCGCTGGCGCGGTGCAGGATACGGCTAGCTGA
- a CDS encoding response regulator, with protein sequence MATILLVDDVYTARSLLERVLRLVGRYDVVAVSSGEEAVRVALEASPDLIVLDVMMSDLDGVATLQALRARGVACPVLAYTARSEQFPGEFAQHGFSAYLQKNGDLSALLSTVRNLLGRSIATAPATLAAPDPVIATELKTKAVGDEDRHS encoded by the coding sequence ATGGCTACGATCCTGCTGGTTGATGATGTGTATACCGCTCGATCCCTGCTTGAGCGGGTGCTGCGCCTCGTGGGCCGCTACGACGTCGTAGCAGTCAGCAGCGGCGAAGAGGCGGTACGCGTCGCCCTTGAGGCTTCCCCGGATCTGATCGTGCTCGATGTTATGATGAGCGATCTGGACGGCGTAGCGACGCTCCAGGCCCTCCGCGCCCGTGGGGTCGCCTGCCCGGTGCTGGCCTACACCGCACGCTCGGAACAGTTCCCCGGGGAGTTTGCGCAGCATGGTTTCAGCGCGTATTTGCAGAAGAATGGCGACCTTAGCGCACTGCTCTCCACGGTGCGTAACTTGCTCGGCAGGTCAATCGCCACCGCTCCGGCCACCCTGGCGGCGCCTGACCCGGTTATCGCTACCGAGCTGAAAACAAAGGCGGTAGGTGATGAGGACCGCCATTCCTGA
- a CDS encoding 16S rRNA methyltransferase — translation MTPDPDNLDRLVARVLASGKYRALHPEVVRAIGAQELAARGSLKAAVKAAKGRLHQIGGAFLERTPPYSAWLAALRDAAGDPGRLRAVCREVLGQHASTRERLPDLERFYPTIFAALPPVHSLMDLACGLNPLAAPWMPLAPGASYLACDMYTDLSAFLDAALPLLRLNGASSVCDLSNGPPPWRADVALVLKTLPLLEHIRRDAGRDLLHRIDAPYLVVSFPTRTLGGRSVGMAATYTAHMRAIAAAAAWQLQPFEFANEIVFVVRKGS, via the coding sequence GTGACGCCCGATCCTGACAACCTTGACCGACTGGTCGCCCGGGTGCTGGCGAGTGGCAAGTATCGCGCGCTGCACCCGGAAGTAGTGCGTGCGATTGGCGCGCAGGAACTGGCGGCGCGAGGCTCGCTGAAGGCGGCGGTCAAGGCCGCCAAAGGGCGTCTGCATCAGATTGGCGGGGCTTTCCTGGAGCGAACGCCGCCATACTCGGCCTGGCTAGCCGCGTTGCGCGACGCGGCAGGCGATCCAGGGCGGCTTCGCGCAGTCTGTCGGGAAGTGTTAGGCCAGCACGCCTCCACGCGCGAGCGGCTGCCCGACCTGGAACGATTCTACCCGACCATCTTCGCCGCTCTGCCCCCGGTACACAGCCTTATGGACCTCGCCTGCGGGCTAAACCCTCTTGCCGCGCCCTGGATGCCGCTTGCGCCAGGCGCCTCCTATCTGGCCTGTGACATGTATACTGATCTGAGCGCCTTCCTCGACGCGGCCCTGCCCCTGCTGCGACTGAACGGCGCGAGCAGCGTCTGCGACTTGAGCAACGGGCCACCACCCTGGCGCGCCGACGTGGCTCTGGTGCTCAAAACGCTGCCCTTGCTGGAACATATCCGCCGCGACGCCGGGCGCGATTTGCTGCACAGGATTGACGCACCCTACCTGGTCGTATCGTTTCCCACCCGCACCCTGGGGGGGCGTAGCGTCGGCATGGCAGCAACCTACACGGCGCATATGCGCGCTATTGCTGCGGCAGCGGCCTGGCAACTCCAGCCCTTTGAATTCGCTAACGAGATTGTCTTTGTGGTGCGGAAGGGAAGCTGA